In Opitutaceae bacterium TAV5, one genomic interval encodes:
- a CDS encoding transposase IS4 codes for MKTKTLYLPGFSHHLCGSRSRRAAGRLSLATGQLGGLSEIGGRFLTADVFSKGQGCRDRVFSTRVTFWTFLSQVLDRSCSCREAVRRVQAWYSGRGLGVPDGATGGYCQARRRLPLEVLRKGFASVSLWIKQRHRDAYLWRGHRVKVIDGTGMSMPDTEQNRRQWPYAGQQKPGCGFPVAQLVGVFCLGTGRLVKFATSAWKNHEISLARQLVGWVHKGEVLLADRGFCGWGLIALFARKGVPVVFRLHQARRDNAGISRWKKPQRPETWERCLWRELPRELVLRIVRFQVGVPGFRTRQIALATTLLDPAQYPDHELVALYMRRWRIELFYKDIKITLGLDILRCLTPQMVEKEIWMQAIAYNMVRALMLETAITHDVDIERLSFKGTIDTLRSWLPLLLPAKPRKNRRLIHLITLQIASDPVPLRPLRAEPRTKKRRPKNFQFMTSPRHIMIISASRRKK; via the coding sequence TTGAAAACCAAGACGTTATATTTGCCGGGTTTTTCGCATCATTTGTGTGGCAGCCGTTCACGGAGAGCGGCCGGCAGGCTGTCGCTGGCGACGGGGCAGTTGGGAGGGCTCAGCGAGATTGGCGGACGTTTTTTGACGGCCGATGTGTTCTCGAAGGGGCAAGGTTGCCGGGACCGGGTGTTCAGCACCCGGGTGACATTCTGGACGTTTTTGTCGCAAGTGCTGGACCGTTCGTGCTCGTGCCGGGAAGCGGTGAGGCGGGTTCAGGCATGGTACTCGGGCAGAGGCCTGGGTGTTCCCGACGGGGCGACCGGCGGTTATTGCCAGGCACGCAGACGCTTGCCTCTGGAGGTATTGCGCAAGGGATTCGCTTCGGTCAGTCTGTGGATAAAGCAACGCCACCGTGACGCTTACCTTTGGCGGGGCCACCGGGTCAAGGTGATCGATGGCACGGGGATGAGCATGCCGGACACAGAACAAAACCGCCGGCAATGGCCTTATGCCGGACAGCAGAAGCCCGGATGCGGTTTTCCGGTCGCCCAGCTGGTAGGAGTGTTTTGTCTGGGAACCGGCAGGCTGGTCAAATTTGCGACCAGCGCATGGAAAAACCACGAGATATCCCTGGCCCGGCAACTGGTCGGATGGGTCCACAAGGGCGAAGTCCTGCTCGCTGACCGGGGGTTCTGCGGATGGGGACTGATCGCCCTGTTTGCACGCAAGGGCGTCCCGGTCGTTTTTCGCCTGCACCAGGCCCGCAGGGATAACGCCGGCATCAGCAGATGGAAAAAACCCCAGCGTCCGGAAACATGGGAACGGTGTCTGTGGCGGGAACTGCCCCGCGAACTGGTCCTGCGGATCGTCCGTTTTCAAGTCGGGGTTCCCGGATTCCGGACCCGCCAGATCGCCCTGGCCACTACCTTGCTCGACCCGGCACAATACCCGGACCACGAACTGGTTGCCCTGTATATGCGCCGGTGGCGGATCGAGCTTTTTTACAAAGACATCAAAATCACCCTCGGCCTCGATATCCTGCGCTGCCTGACACCCCAAATGGTCGAAAAGGAGATCTGGATGCAGGCCATCGCCTACAACATGGTTCGCGCATTGATGCTCGAAACGGCCATCACTCATGATGTTGACATCGAAAGACTCAGCTTCAAGGGCACCATCGACACCCTGCGCTCCTGGCTCCCCCTGCTCCTGCCGGCCAAACCTCGCAAAAACCGTCGCCTCATCCATCTCATCACCCTCCAGATCGCTTCCGACCCAGTCCCTCTTCGCCCACTCAGGGCCGAACCCAGAACAAAAAAACGCAGACCCAAAAACTTCCAGTTCATGACCAGTCCCAGACATATCATGATCATCTCCGCTTCCAGACGTAAAAAATAA
- a CDS encoding DNA-binding protein, which produces MPQLLVRDIEPSVVKKLRSRAAAQGVSVEEAHRRLLRAALVGSTPAPGRNFIEYLRSIPRDESIAFTRSTDLPRDISL; this is translated from the coding sequence ATGCCACAATTACTCGTCCGTGACATCGAGCCATCCGTCGTCAAGAAACTGCGCAGCCGTGCAGCGGCACAAGGTGTGTCTGTCGAAGAGGCACACCGGCGCTTGCTGCGTGCCGCGCTGGTCGGCAGCACGCCGGCTCCCGGGCGCAACTTCATCGAATACCTGCGCAGCATCCCCCGGGACGAATCCATCGCATTCACGCGCAGCACTGACCTTCCTCGCGACATTTCTCTTTAA
- a CDS encoding twitching motility protein PilT has product MACLIDTCVISELRKPQCNPGVAAWMSGISPEEACLSVITLGEIRRGIELHRLKDPVAAGSLERWLSGLETHYAERILPITAAIADRWGHLSPHQPLPVSDGLIAATAIEHRLSIVTRNVDDFRRSGVNTLNPFL; this is encoded by the coding sequence ATGGCCTGCCTCATTGATACTTGTGTCATATCCGAATTGAGGAAGCCGCAGTGCAACCCTGGCGTTGCCGCATGGATGTCCGGGATATCGCCGGAAGAAGCCTGCCTCAGTGTAATTACCTTGGGGGAGATCCGCCGCGGCATCGAGCTGCACCGGCTCAAGGATCCCGTCGCGGCCGGAAGCCTCGAGCGGTGGTTGTCCGGCCTCGAAACCCATTATGCCGAACGCATCCTTCCGATAACCGCCGCTATCGCCGACCGATGGGGGCATCTGTCTCCTCATCAACCACTCCCGGTTTCAGACGGTCTCATTGCCGCGACCGCGATCGAGCACAGACTCTCCATCGTGACCCGAAACGTTGACGATTTCCGGCGCTCGGGCGTCAACACCCTCAACCCATTTCTGTAA
- a CDS encoding twitching motility protein PilT, which produces MKTLVDSTVWIDFLRNKTTPQTERLTELILNRDDLCLCGFVLTEVLQGIRDEKQYVAVKQQFSNLLYLSDDASTFELGATIYRNLRRQGITIRNSIDCLIAATVVQHGVGLLENDRDYEFIDQHYPLNRWTV; this is translated from the coding sequence ATGAAAACCCTCGTGGATTCCACGGTCTGGATCGATTTCCTTCGCAATAAAACGACTCCGCAAACGGAGCGTCTGACCGAACTCATTCTAAACCGGGACGACCTTTGCCTTTGCGGATTCGTCCTCACGGAAGTGTTGCAAGGCATCCGCGACGAAAAGCAATATGTGGCGGTCAAACAGCAATTCAGCAACCTGCTCTACCTCTCCGACGATGCTTCCACGTTTGAACTTGGCGCAACGATTTACCGCAATCTGCGGCGTCAGGGAATCACCATCCGGAACTCCATCGACTGTCTGATCGCGGCAACCGTCGTTCAACACGGCGTGGGTTTGCTGGAAAACGACCGGGATTACGAATTCATTGACCAACATTACCCGCTGAATCGATGGACGGTCTGA
- a CDS encoding cysteine protease, whose amino-acid sequence MILDATCDITYTNESDVPALFMLRPRSGWAQWIMEDHYHIGPRVQMVEFTDLYGNLCQRLVMPPGEFRVSVKVRADVQDRIDVDPAASAMPVQTLPTDVLHYLLPSRYCQSDRMGDLALEIVGQTVPGYPSAEAIRAWINKNIHYQYGTSDASTSAVDTVRTRQGVCRDFAHLGIALCRCLSIPARMVVGFLHELDPMDLHAWFEAYVNGRWFTFDATQDQPRGNRIVVAYGRDAADVALVTTFAPTTLNVMKVTVSAAPVS is encoded by the coding sequence ATGATTCTCGATGCAACCTGTGACATCACCTACACGAACGAGTCCGACGTGCCCGCTCTCTTCATGCTGCGTCCGAGGAGCGGGTGGGCGCAGTGGATCATGGAGGATCATTACCACATCGGCCCGCGCGTCCAGATGGTGGAGTTTACCGACCTGTACGGGAATCTTTGCCAGCGGCTCGTGATGCCGCCCGGCGAGTTCCGGGTATCCGTAAAAGTACGGGCCGATGTCCAGGACCGGATCGACGTGGATCCGGCAGCGTCGGCGATGCCGGTGCAGACCCTGCCGACGGATGTGCTGCATTATCTTTTGCCGAGCCGCTATTGCCAGTCGGACCGGATGGGGGACCTGGCTCTGGAGATTGTCGGGCAAACCGTGCCCGGCTATCCGAGCGCCGAGGCGATTCGCGCGTGGATCAACAAAAACATTCACTATCAGTATGGTACCAGCGATGCCTCCACGTCGGCGGTGGATACGGTCCGAACCCGGCAGGGCGTGTGCCGCGATTTTGCCCATCTGGGCATCGCTCTGTGCCGGTGCCTGAGTATTCCGGCGCGCATGGTCGTGGGCTTCCTGCACGAGCTCGATCCGATGGATCTGCATGCCTGGTTCGAGGCTTACGTCAACGGACGCTGGTTTACCTTCGACGCCACCCAGGACCAGCCTCGCGGCAACCGGATCGTCGTCGCCTACGGGCGCGATGCCGCCGATGTGGCCTTGGTGACAACCTTTGCTCCCACGACCCTGAACGTTATGAAAGTGACCGTCTCCGCCGCGCCTGTCTCGTAG
- a CDS encoding twitching motility protein PilT, with the protein MSYMPDTNALSAYMRGDHAGLRRRMQAAFPELCLSVIVLAEREFGVTKGTSESARLRLAELASLLPVEPWTREDAHHYAAIRHDLESKGQGIGPLDTLIAAQARRLGATLVTRNIREFGRVDGLQVVNWQD; encoded by the coding sequence ATGAGCTACATGCCTGATACCAACGCTCTCTCCGCGTACATGCGAGGAGATCATGCAGGCCTGAGAAGGCGGATGCAGGCGGCGTTCCCGGAGCTCTGCCTGTCCGTCATCGTCCTGGCAGAAAGGGAATTCGGGGTGACCAAAGGCACGAGCGAATCAGCCCGCCTTCGCCTCGCCGAGCTTGCCAGCCTCCTGCCGGTCGAGCCCTGGACCCGGGAAGATGCGCACCATTATGCGGCCATCCGGCATGATCTGGAATCGAAAGGACAGGGAATCGGTCCCTTGGATACCCTGATTGCCGCCCAGGCCAGAAGACTGGGAGCCACCCTCGTTACCCGCAACATACGGGAATTCGGGCGTGTGGACGGCCTGCAAGTTGTAAACTGGCAGGATTGA
- a CDS encoding twitching motility protein PilT yields the protein MPGEPVAAPSAPTNRRIIKIFKHGGSQAARLPREFRLPGTEAFISRTSSGALLIEPLTSDAEERRRRFVALAGSCPDLPDVAPHAIPDIPRE from the coding sequence ATGCCCGGCGAACCCGTCGCAGCACCCTCTGCTCCAACTAATCGACGGATTATCAAGATCTTCAAGCATGGTGGTTCGCAGGCGGCCCGTCTGCCTCGCGAGTTCCGCCTTCCCGGCACCGAAGCCTTCATCTCGCGGACCTCGAGCGGCGCCCTCCTTATCGAACCCCTGACCTCGGATGCGGAAGAACGCCGTCGGCGTTTTGTAGCGCTGGCAGGTTCCTGTCCCGATTTGCCCGACGTCGCTCCTCATGCCATCCCCGATATTCCGCGCGAATGA
- a CDS encoding XRE family transcriptional regulator, protein MITIKSSAEVASALAARLRERRLRRGWSQAELAERAGLRLPTYVMFERTGRIALARLLKVLDVLGLLEEFDRIGRSEDLAGMTLDDLVRPVPKRGRRTDRGGRGTIRAKRDGQEA, encoded by the coding sequence ATGATAACGATAAAATCCTCAGCCGAGGTGGCATCCGCCTTGGCAGCCAGGCTGCGGGAGCGGCGGTTGCGGCGAGGGTGGAGCCAGGCGGAACTGGCAGAGCGGGCGGGTCTCAGGTTGCCGACCTATGTGATGTTCGAGCGGACCGGGCGGATCGCACTGGCGCGGCTGCTCAAGGTGCTGGACGTGCTCGGACTGCTGGAAGAGTTCGACCGGATCGGGCGAAGCGAGGATCTGGCAGGCATGACGCTGGACGATCTTGTGCGGCCCGTGCCGAAGCGGGGACGGAGGACGGACCGTGGCGGCCGTGGCACTATCAGGGCGAAAAGAGACGGGCAGGAGGCATAG
- a CDS encoding amidotransferase codes for MKIHWFQHVPFEGLGEIGPWLLARGHELSCTRFYAGELPAAEAATCDWLVVMGGPMNIYQYRDYPWLRAEKQAIRARIDAGARVLGVCLGAQLIADVLGARIYQNAEREIGWLPVRAVAGSEKEPLAFPDGESLVFHWHGDTFDLPTGATRLASSEGCVNQAFAIGSRVLGLQFHLEMGLSEVERICGECAAELTPDRYVQDAEKILGQTPFAAEGAKGLLNRLLGRMAS; via the coding sequence ATGAAAATTCACTGGTTCCAGCATGTTCCGTTTGAAGGGCTCGGGGAGATCGGGCCGTGGCTGCTCGCTCGCGGGCATGAACTCTCCTGTACCCGATTTTACGCGGGCGAGTTGCCGGCGGCAGAGGCGGCGACGTGCGACTGGCTCGTCGTGATGGGCGGACCGATGAATATCTACCAGTACCGCGATTATCCCTGGCTGCGCGCGGAAAAGCAGGCGATCCGCGCGCGAATCGACGCCGGGGCGCGGGTGCTCGGCGTATGCCTGGGCGCGCAACTCATCGCCGACGTGCTCGGAGCCCGGATCTACCAGAACGCCGAACGCGAGATCGGCTGGCTGCCGGTGCGGGCGGTGGCGGGCAGTGAAAAGGAGCCGCTGGCTTTTCCGGACGGAGAGTCGCTGGTGTTTCACTGGCATGGAGACACGTTTGACCTGCCGACGGGAGCGACGCGGCTGGCCTCGAGCGAGGGCTGCGTCAACCAGGCGTTCGCGATCGGTTCGCGGGTGCTCGGGTTGCAGTTTCACCTCGAGATGGGGCTGTCCGAGGTAGAGCGGATTTGTGGGGAATGCGCCGCCGAACTGACGCCGGACCGCTATGTGCAGGATGCCGAAAAAATTCTCGGGCAAACACCGTTTGCCGCGGAGGGGGCCAAAGGCCTGCTGAACCGGTTGCTGGGGCGGATGGCGTCGTGA
- a CDS encoding dihydroxynaphthoic acid synthetase (catalyzes the formation of 1,4-dihydroxy-2-naphthoate from O-succinylbenzoyl-CoA): MTNLPDWKATGTWKDILYHKADGIAKITLNRPEKRNAFRPETVFELHNALIDAREDTSIGVVLLTGAGPHTDGKYAFCAGGDQSVRGHAGYIGGDGIPRLNILDVQKLIRSMPKVVIALVAGYAVGGGHVLHVVCDLTLAADNAIFSQVGPRMGSFDGGFGSSYLARIVGQKKAREIWYLCRQYNAQQALDMGLVNTVVPVADLEAEGVKWAREILGHSPLAIRCLKSAFNADVDGQAGLQELAGNATLLYYMSDEAKEFHRAQQEKRKPDARKFPWLP, translated from the coding sequence ATGACGAATCTCCCCGACTGGAAAGCCACCGGCACCTGGAAAGACATCCTCTACCACAAGGCCGACGGGATCGCGAAGATCACCCTCAACCGCCCGGAAAAGCGCAACGCCTTCCGCCCCGAAACGGTCTTCGAACTGCACAACGCCCTCATCGACGCCCGCGAGGACACCTCCATCGGCGTGGTGCTCCTCACCGGCGCCGGTCCGCACACCGACGGCAAGTACGCGTTTTGCGCGGGCGGCGACCAGAGCGTGCGCGGCCACGCCGGCTACATCGGCGGCGACGGCATCCCGCGGCTCAACATCCTCGATGTGCAAAAGCTCATCCGCTCGATGCCCAAGGTCGTGATCGCCCTGGTCGCCGGCTACGCCGTTGGCGGCGGGCATGTGTTGCACGTGGTCTGCGACCTGACCCTCGCGGCCGACAACGCGATTTTTTCCCAGGTCGGCCCGCGCATGGGCAGCTTCGACGGCGGCTTCGGCTCCAGCTACCTGGCCCGGATCGTCGGCCAGAAAAAGGCGCGCGAAATCTGGTATCTGTGCCGCCAGTACAACGCGCAACAGGCGCTCGACATGGGCCTGGTCAACACCGTCGTGCCGGTTGCGGATCTGGAAGCCGAAGGCGTGAAGTGGGCGCGCGAGATTCTCGGCCACAGCCCGCTCGCGATCCGCTGCCTGAAAAGCGCGTTCAACGCCGACGTCGACGGCCAGGCCGGCCTGCAGGAACTGGCCGGCAACGCCACCCTGCTCTACTACATGAGCGACGAGGCCAAGGAATTTCACCGGGCCCAGCAGGAAAAACGCAAACCCGACGCGCGGAAGTTTCCCTGGCTGCCGTAA
- a CDS encoding DNA repair protein, with protein sequence MNGGVITVAPGRVSAPAPGSEAASSSNLLRALVSSERPQERLARLGPGSLGDVELLAMLLRSGTRGHDVITLATRLLKEAGSLHGLTRWSAADFRRLRGIGPVKALQLVTVMEVARRILCQGVGEAPLMSDSAAVAAFMQARVQGLAVEKCWTLCLNVRKRLIRCVEITSGTANQALCHAREVFRDAIRESACGVILVHNHPGGDPMPSKADIEQTRRLRAAAEVVQIELVDHVIVGHRDADPAGRGFFSFREAGMI encoded by the coding sequence ATGAACGGCGGTGTCATCACGGTCGCACCGGGACGGGTGTCCGCTCCCGCGCCGGGTTCCGAAGCAGCGTCTTCGTCCAATCTGTTGCGCGCCCTGGTGAGCAGCGAGCGTCCGCAGGAGCGGCTGGCGCGGCTGGGGCCGGGTTCGCTGGGCGACGTCGAACTGCTGGCGATGCTGTTGCGCAGCGGCACGCGCGGGCACGATGTGATCACGCTCGCCACGCGTCTGCTGAAAGAGGCCGGGTCGCTGCACGGGCTGACGCGCTGGAGCGCGGCGGATTTCCGGCGGTTGCGCGGCATCGGTCCGGTCAAGGCGCTGCAACTGGTGACGGTGATGGAAGTGGCGCGGCGCATCCTTTGCCAGGGTGTGGGGGAAGCGCCGCTGATGAGTGACAGCGCCGCCGTGGCGGCGTTCATGCAGGCGCGGGTGCAGGGGCTGGCGGTCGAGAAGTGCTGGACGCTGTGCCTGAACGTGCGCAAGCGGCTGATCCGTTGCGTGGAGATCACCTCCGGGACGGCGAACCAGGCGCTGTGCCACGCGCGGGAGGTGTTTCGGGATGCGATCCGCGAATCGGCGTGCGGGGTGATTCTCGTCCACAATCATCCGGGCGGCGACCCGATGCCGAGCAAGGCCGACATCGAGCAGACGCGACGTTTGCGGGCGGCGGCCGAGGTGGTGCAGATCGAACTGGTGGACCACGTCATCGTCGGCCACCGCGACGCGGATCCGGCCGGGCGCGGCTTTTTCAGCTTTCGCGAGGCCGGGATGATCTGA
- a CDS encoding RNA-binding protein, whose protein sequence is MKTKLLTRKVLSSHGHYVANAETGAVLLSYAPLPIKRFGFSQADISTKPIDILCVGYWLFDGKYEPPVVLPEKPLFIPLKREFFEAFKRGEKRNEYRIYGPCWNERTCRISRAVVLSLGYGKQHRLKGRITSFGVNTAPHNIPGWRECYGINAHHPAAVIGIALDK, encoded by the coding sequence ATGAAAACAAAACTCCTCACTCGAAAAGTACTCTCTTCACACGGGCATTATGTAGCGAACGCCGAAACAGGCGCGGTCCTGCTCTCGTATGCTCCATTGCCAATTAAACGATTCGGTTTTTCGCAGGCGGACATTTCGACCAAACCAATCGACATCCTTTGCGTTGGTTACTGGCTCTTCGATGGGAAATATGAGCCCCCTGTAGTTCTTCCCGAAAAACCGCTCTTCATTCCGTTGAAACGGGAATTTTTCGAGGCGTTCAAGCGTGGGGAAAAACGAAACGAATACCGTATCTATGGTCCATGCTGGAATGAGCGCACCTGCCGAATCAGCCGCGCCGTTGTCCTCTCGCTTGGATACGGAAAACAACACCGTCTGAAGGGTCGAATCACCAGCTTCGGTGTAAACACCGCCCCGCACAACATTCCCGGCTGGCGCGAGTGCTACGGCATCAACGCACACCATCCCGCCGCCGTCATCGGCATCGCCTTGGACAAATGA
- a CDS encoding integrase, with translation MPADASIYKRGNRPNWYISYFDPVSRKRVHRVTPFRVDDPAGHRKAFDMAVEKSVAAKHQRQFVKKEAWENWAEDFLRAHYLHPKTLQRMLNGWKPVHRYLAEKGISIPAALTYQHVCDYVPWRIGQGRRSLRPIHRNTALFDVKTLGVVMREAVRRGYAQGNPCHRTGLKRASPKQKPEITKDELAKIRSELAKREAHLPVTQRWMTVCFEVAIHQGCRLTETAVPMEAVDLDANTIRFSAKGRGDEGRKVFTTQLHPGLKPLIKELQAAGAQHLCQLPKMASKDWWLFFREVGLGHLCFHCTRVTVITQLARAGVPIQQAMRFVGHASAMVHQIYQRLQAPDLSAAVAALGGLSA, from the coding sequence ATGCCCGCCGACGCATCCATTTACAAACGAGGCAACCGCCCCAACTGGTATATTTCCTACTTCGACCCCGTTTCCCGCAAGCGGGTGCATCGGGTCACACCCTTTCGCGTCGATGATCCGGCCGGACACCGGAAAGCCTTCGATATGGCCGTCGAAAAATCCGTTGCAGCAAAGCATCAACGCCAGTTTGTTAAAAAAGAAGCGTGGGAAAATTGGGCAGAGGATTTTTTGCGCGCTCACTATCTCCACCCCAAAACCCTCCAGCGAATGCTGAATGGCTGGAAACCGGTGCATCGCTACCTCGCCGAAAAAGGCATCTCCATTCCCGCCGCTCTCACCTACCAGCATGTTTGCGATTACGTACCTTGGCGCATCGGCCAGGGACGCCGATCCCTCAGACCCATTCACCGCAATACCGCCCTGTTCGACGTGAAAACCCTTGGCGTCGTCATGCGTGAAGCCGTGCGCCGGGGCTACGCTCAGGGCAACCCCTGCCACCGCACCGGCCTGAAACGCGCCAGCCCAAAGCAGAAGCCGGAAATAACCAAAGATGAACTGGCAAAAATCCGCTCCGAACTGGCGAAGCGCGAAGCCCATTTGCCGGTCACTCAACGCTGGATGACGGTCTGCTTCGAGGTCGCCATTCATCAGGGATGCAGGCTCACGGAAACCGCCGTCCCGATGGAAGCCGTCGATCTGGACGCCAACACGATCCGGTTTTCCGCCAAGGGGCGAGGCGACGAGGGACGCAAGGTTTTCACCACTCAGCTCCACCCCGGCCTGAAGCCGCTGATCAAGGAATTGCAGGCGGCTGGCGCGCAGCACCTGTGCCAGTTGCCGAAGATGGCCAGTAAAGACTGGTGGTTGTTTTTCCGGGAAGTGGGCTTGGGCCATCTCTGTTTTCATTGCACAAGAGTAACGGTCATCACGCAGTTGGCGCGGGCAGGAGTGCCGATCCAGCAGGCGATGCGTTTCGTAGGCCACGCCAGCGCGATGGTGCATCAGATTTACCAGCGGTTACAGGCTCCGGACCTGTCGGCGGCAGTGGCTGCTCTTGGTGGTCTTTCCGCTTAG
- a CDS encoding oxidoreductase encodes MDTKKILITGVTRGLGKALAEEFIRLGHTVIGCGRSAEGILDLRFAHGAPHRFDVLDVAGTSKVEVWSETLLTSHGAPDLLLNNAGLINSPAPLWKVPAEEFARVIDVNIKGPANLARAFLPAMIARGSGVIVNFSSGWGRSVDANVAPYCASKWAIEGMTLALAAELPAGLAAVPLNPGIIDTAMLRQSFGEEAASAYPDPDAWVKIAAPFLLQLGPKDNGRQLTVGE; translated from the coding sequence ATGGATACAAAAAAAATCCTCATCACGGGAGTCACGCGCGGTCTGGGAAAAGCTCTGGCGGAGGAGTTCATCCGGCTCGGCCACACCGTGATCGGTTGCGGTCGTTCGGCCGAAGGCATTCTCGACCTGCGTTTTGCCCACGGGGCTCCGCATCGTTTCGATGTGCTCGACGTCGCCGGGACCAGCAAGGTCGAGGTCTGGTCCGAAACCCTGCTCACCTCGCACGGAGCGCCCGACCTGCTGCTCAACAACGCCGGGCTCATCAACTCGCCCGCTCCGCTCTGGAAGGTGCCGGCGGAGGAGTTTGCCCGCGTGATCGATGTAAATATCAAGGGACCGGCCAACCTCGCGCGCGCATTTCTCCCGGCGATGATCGCGCGCGGCAGCGGCGTGATCGTGAATTTCAGCTCGGGGTGGGGGCGCTCGGTCGATGCCAACGTCGCTCCCTATTGCGCCTCCAAGTGGGCGATCGAGGGGATGACGCTCGCGCTGGCTGCCGAACTGCCGGCCGGTCTTGCCGCTGTGCCCCTCAACCCGGGAATCATCGACACCGCCATGTTGCGCCAGAGTTTCGGCGAGGAAGCGGCTTCCGCTTACCCCGATCCCGATGCGTGGGTAAAAATCGCGGCGCCCTTCCTGTTGCAGCTCGGCCCGAAGGACAATGGCCGGCAGCTTACCGTGGGCGAGTGA
- a CDS encoding XRE family transcriptional regulator translates to MINAPTEPRKWRIASQLREARMQQGFSQGQLANIIHEAGLSYFKVTHISRLECGYIDATLTEVRIIATILDVLPDWLIGKAKPAAPPSGSLVASGNGTSPAVSSSSGGSAAPHRPSGLAATAAAKPAAPSGSTGPVPGDPDWPDLEILKRGDLSADTFKQRLNDGLARAQTMLHRSGLPAAPWRAWRDFDRQARELLGQLA, encoded by the coding sequence ATGATCAACGCTCCGACCGAACCGAGAAAATGGCGCATCGCGTCGCAGTTACGCGAGGCCCGCATGCAACAAGGGTTCTCCCAGGGACAACTGGCCAATATCATCCATGAGGCCGGCCTTTCCTATTTCAAGGTCACGCATATATCGCGCCTGGAATGCGGCTATATTGATGCAACGCTGACCGAGGTTCGCATCATCGCCACGATCCTCGACGTGTTGCCCGACTGGCTGATCGGCAAGGCCAAACCCGCGGCGCCCCCGAGCGGCAGCCTCGTCGCTTCCGGCAACGGCACCAGCCCCGCGGTCTCCTCCTCGTCGGGAGGATCGGCGGCTCCGCACCGGCCCTCCGGCCTGGCGGCGACGGCTGCGGCCAAACCGGCTGCCCCTTCCGGCTCCACGGGTCCCGTCCCCGGCGATCCCGACTGGCCCGACCTGGAAATCCTCAAGCGCGGCGATCTCTCCGCCGATACGTTCAAGCAGCGTCTGAACGACGGTCTCGCCCGCGCCCAGACCATGCTGCATCGCAGCGGTCTCCCCGCCGCGCCCTGGCGCGCCTGGCGCGATTTCGACCGGCAGGCCCGCGAACTCCTCGGCCAGCTCGCCTGA